The Neomonachus schauinslandi chromosome 11, ASM220157v2, whole genome shotgun sequence genomic sequence CTGAACTGGGACTGAAACTCGGCAGTGTCATCCTAAGCCCCCAGAACCTGTGTCCTTTCAGGAGAGGAGTGAGTCCCCAcctgcaacccccaccccccaagcacTCACCTTGGTCACTGAAGCGTCGCTGCTTGGGGTTGGCCGAGACACTGCGCTGTACcttgtgggagggggagggggcactgcTATTGGTCAGATCAGCTGAAGGCCGGGGCTTCAAGGTGATGGTGTCGCCCTCCAGCTGCAAGCAGAGAAAAACCGGGGCAGAAGTCATTGGAGATGTGTACAGATGGACCCACGTAATTACACACAGTCCCGCCTGACAGGAAGCCACCCCAGACTCACATGAGACATACTCCTGCAGGATCCAGGTGTACCTAAACACTCCTTGAGACACACATGCCCCAGCAAAGATCCTGACAGAGCCAAAgacaccccccgccccggcccccagcACACCAAAGACTCCCTGCCCCCAGAGAGGGATATACATGCCCTGAAGAACACACATTCAGACTGAGAGACCACACCCTCCTGCTCCCAACTAGATATACTTCCTGAGCAGGCTAAGGTGAGAACCGAGAGAGGGAGCCCAACACTACcagggggagagcagggaggccaggagtGCATGTAGGGACATGCAGATGGTGAGCAAGACCCCACTCCCACACAAACCCACGGACTCACACACAGACATGGTTACCCAGACGGGGACAAGAACAAACACGAGAACTCCAGATGAATAGACAGGAGGATGGACATAACACGCACACAGATACCCACAGCCAGACATAAGCACTAGGCAGAAACAACACAAAGACTCAAGACTCCTACTAGAAAGGCACAGAGACCCACATACCCAAACACCCAGAGGTGGACACTTCCAGATGCAGAGggacacaaacacatggaaacagacacaaagatttCTAGATCAACAAAGAACTGATcctgggacgcctgagtggcttagtcagttaggtgtctgccttcagctcaggtcatgatcccaaggtcctgggattgagccccatgtctggttccctgctcagcggggagtctgcttctccctctccctctgcccctctctccccacactcgtgctctctctaataaaatctttaaaaacaaaacaaaaccaaaaaaagacaaagaactgATCCAGCCTTATCAGCACAGAAGGGACCAGATCTACTCACCCACATGGAAACCCAGGCCCAGGCCTAGACCCCACTAGCTTTCCTATCCATTCCATGAAAGAGACCAGTGAAAGCAAAGGCCAGAGAGCCTTACCCACCAGTGCTGAGGCTTAAAATTTGTCAGCAGAGAGCATACCTACTCAGAGAGGAGCTTCTGCCCTCAACTGGTACCAGAACGGGGGTGCTAGGGACAGCAAAGCTGGCTggcaggggaaagaggagggggcACACACCTCAGAGCTCTTGTAGCCCAGGAGCAGATAGGTGGCCATCACCTCGTTGTACCTCTGGCCCACCAGTGAGTCCTGGATCTCTTCCCGTGTGTAACCCATGGACACCATCAATTCTGCACAGGGGGGACATATAGTTAAGGCTGGTCCTGAGTCCTAGGGAGTTCAAGCTCATAACTCAGCAGAGCCTCACCTGTCCGCCGGGGGTCCTTGTAGTCAGGGAGTGGCTCCACATAAGGCTTTAATTCATCATCTTCGTGACCCACATTCATCCATCGATCTTTCATGATTTGCTGGGGAGCAAAAGGAAGGGtatgggcagggaggaaggagactCAGCTTGGAGGTGTCCCTGGGAACCCTGGACTTTCCAGCcagctgggctccaggctgcTCACCTCTAAAGTGCCTCTCTTGCTGGGGTTGAGAATGAGAAATTTCTTAAGCAGGTTTTCACAGTCCGTGGACATGTAGAACGGAATGCGGTATTTTCCCCTCAGTACCCGTTCCCGTAGCTCCTGAGGTAGGaggcaaatttattttattattatttttttttaagtaagctctacgcccaacgtgggtcctgaactcacgaccctgagaccaatGGTCgcctgctctaccaactgagccagccaggtgccccagtaggaGGGAAATTTAAATCACCCCAAGGCCCAGGGAAGAAACCTAATACAAAACCTTCAGCTCCTGAGAGCGAAAGACTGACCAGGCAGACACACATGAAACATGGCAGGAGGAAGAGAGCCTGAGACAAGGCACCCCACTAGAGAGGCACTGAGGTCAACACCCTATGCCCATTAGCTTGACCAGCCTGAGGCCTGCCATCCCAAGCACCTTGGAGGGGTGAACGGATATACAATCTATCCTATCCCTTGAGGAAAGAATGGAGGTCATTACACTGGGCACAGAAGACCCCGTGTCCGCTGCTACCCTTAGCAAGCCCGTCTCCGAATCTCTGGCTTGGGGAAAATGTAGAGGTGGCAAGTGTGAGAGAGGTCAGGGGTAAGACCAGAAGCCAAGAGTGGAAAGGAGAGGCAATAAAAATGATCTAAGCCTCAGGCGCCTGGCTACCTCAGTCGGCAGTgtgcgattcttgatcttggggttgtgagtttaaggcCCATGTtcgatgtagagattacttcaaaataaaatttgaaaaaaacaaacaactaagtCTTCGATTCACTCCACCTTGAGGTTCTGTCCATCAAAAGGCAGGGATCCACTGACCAGTGTATACAGGATAACTCCCAGGCTCCATACATCCACCTCGGGTCCATCGTATTTTTTGCCCTGGAAGAGCTCTGGGGCAGCATAGGGGGGACTGCCACAGAAGGTATCCAGCTTGTTCCCAAAGGTGAATTCGTTGCTGAAGCCAAAGTCTGCAATCTTAATGTTCATATCAGCATCCAAGAGCAGGTTTTCTGCCTGGGAGGTAAGATGGAAAATGTCAGGACCACGCGGACCAGAGTAAGCCACTGAACAGGAAGGAGCTGGGGGGGATGGGAGCACAGACAGGAAGCCATCCTCAGTCTCAGGACTTTCTCCACCAACGCCAGGACAGGCCTTCAGTCAGTGTGAAGAGGCTGGGCTGGAGGAGGGCAGCGCAGGTCCCCTCACACAGGCAGCCacaggcggggggcggggaagggggttCTGGGGGCTCTGCCATGTCAGGCTCGGGTTAATCGCAGTCATGTCTGCCAGGACTCGGGGGCCAGGAACCTCCGAGGTAGTCTACTCTCTAACATCTCAGGGAAAGAGCTGAGCGAGTGCGCACCCGCGAAGAGCTGTGGGTCAGTCAACATTCTGCCCTCGGTCAGCGGCCAGGCTGCCTGAAGGTGCAGAACCTGCAGTGCTCCCGCCACGCCTGGCAGCCCTGGAAGACGATGTGCCCAGTGACGAGACCCTCTGTTCGCTGGCTGGAATGAGATCTAAGTCCAGTCGTGAGGCCTGTGTCAGAAGCAGCCCTAGGGGCTTCCTCATCatctccaaaaaattaaaaactggagTTTCCTTGAACACTCAGGGCCTGATGGTTATGGCATTGGTGACAGAGGGTGAACGACCCAGCCCCAACTCAGACACAGGGCACAAGAGCGTGCCTTACCTTTAAGTCTCTATGAACAATAAACTTCTGGTGGCAGTACTGCACAGCAGACACTatctgaaaggaaggaagaagggttAGCCCAGTGGCATCTGAAGGTGGGCCATGGGGCTCGCGGACCTGTGATCCCGTGACCTAGTTCTAAGCTGCCACAGCGACAGGCAAAGCCCAAAGGACCCTCCACAGGCCACTTAGAGAGAGGCAGCTCCTTCTTATATGCCAAATCCCAAGAGGCAGAGGTTGGGCCCATACTCTGCAAAGGGAGCCACACCCACCTGGCGGAATTTGGCTCGagcctctttttctttcatcctgCCATGAGCCACCAGGTAGTCAAACACCTCTCCTGCAAGACACAGGGGTGGGGTCTAGGTCGGAGCTTactggggctgggggacaggggggCACACAGAAGAGGCAGTCCCACACCTACCTCCACTGGCGTACTCCATGACAAGGTACAGAGTTTTCTCAGTCTCGATCACTTCAAATAACTTAACTACAAAAGAAAAGGCCAAGTCACCAGTCAGAGAAGTAGTAGAGGCCACACTCTGAGGCCCAACCTGAGCAGAGGCATCCTGGGGACaaaagccccctcccctcctccacgaGGGCGAGTTCCTCTCATGACAGCCACACTACTCAGGATAGCCCAGTGTGCCAGAGGCAGAGGTGGATTTTGAGCTGGGCTTCCCCAGAGGCATTCTCAAGGACTCCAGACTCTAGCAAACAGCATGCCTCGGGGAGGAATACAGGCTGGGAAGTGGAGCCGTGctgtgggggaagaaggaaggaacgaCATCTGGTTCTCACCTATGTTGGGATGATTCAAAACCTTCATTATTCTTACTTCGCGGAATagctagaaaagaaaataccaaggGTCATGGTTGCTTAACTTGCTCCCCTCAGGTCCCCTCCAAACAGAGCCACTGCTTGGATTCTTCTCCCCAGAGAGAAAACAGGCAAAGAAATAGGGCAGCTGTCCAGGTCACCCAGACCTGTCACTGATGGCTTAGAAGTGGGTGAGGGGGAATGAGAGCAGAAGCATCAGCAGGAGGAAAGCTGGGTTCCAGCGACTTGTACCCTTGGGTTCAGCATCTGGATAGACCAGCCACGTGCCCTCTGTTGCAGTGTCCCCAAATCCAAGCCCCAAACAGCAGACGGGTTTGGCTGGGTGCCTCTGAAGGCGGGAGTGTGAGCCCATGTACATGAATATTCAGAACCAGGGCTGCTGCTAAAGTTCAGTGACAAAACAGACTCcagcttggtgtgtgtgtgtgtgtgtgctgggtggGGCAGATCTGAAGGGGGCCCCCATCATCTTCTggtatatagtgtgtgtgtgtgtgtgcgcgcgcgcgcactgGGGGGGATCTGAAGGGGGCCCCCATCATCTTCTGGTTTACAGAAGTTAGAGGGCTCTGCACTAGTGGGCAGGCCCTTCTCTCCTGGGCCTCTGGGGCGGTGACAGAAGAAGCCGCTCCTATATATAGTTGATGCCAATTTTAATCAAACCCACCTCCACACACTCACGCTCTCTTTGTGAAACAAAATCAGGGACTCCAAACCATGGATTTCCATAAAGAAAGATGACAGAAATGAACTCCATCCCCTCTGCGGGGGCCAGAGAACTGGAGGTGGGGTTTTGGTAACTTCCAGGCCTCACCATTTGCACAAAGAGCAGAACtagttgtttatgtttttttttttttttttttgcggggggcgGCACGGAGGAGAGGTCTTAAGACCTAATTCAGGATAGAGTTTATGGAATCAAGTGAGCACGGTTTTTCCCCTTAATGAGATCCGAGAGCTTCTGTGagctggaaaggaaaagaagagacaggCTTTCCAATCTTCGGGAATCTGATTCTGAACTTGGCTCCCTTTTCTTGTTAGAGCCCAGGTTTCTCTTGCCTTCTTCCCTGGTCCAGCAGTTGTCTTGGATGAAGAGGCAAAAAATCCTGGACACCACCTCAGGGGTGGTAAGCAACCGGGAAGTAACACTGAAATGGGGCCGGAGGCAGTAGCCAGGGTcccctccaccacacacacacatccccctgGGCACCCGCTGGCCTGGAAGAGGCATTCTCCTGGGAGAACAGTGGAGTTTTCTGGGCTCAGCTGAGAACCCTGAGGGCGATAGATTCTTCCCTATTGTCCTTTTTTACGGATCACTGCTGGGATCAAATTTAACCAGAGCGATTTGGCCAGAATCAGATTGGCCTTGGTAACAGTGTGTGttaaaaggcttttaaaatggCTACATTTGTCTGGCACTGGTGCCTTCCAGCCGGCTGGTCaggaagaggcaaagagaaaaaagaggtgGGAAATAAGACGGCCTGGCTGACTGTGGCAATCACCATATGGTAGGCTGGACTGCACCAAAGACCAAATGGCCCACACCAAGCTGGCTTCCACCCTGCAGAGTCTAGCCAACATATCAAGAGTagccctctttcccttccttccggAAAGCTCTAAGCAGGAAAGCCCTGGTGATGACAGTAGTGTTTCCTTTGAACCAAAGAACCTTGAGGGGATCCCAGGGCTaacaaaaaataggaaacacCTTGGTTTTGGCTGCCAGCGTGTCACGGCACCTCAACCTCCACACAGCTAGTCCGTGAGTGCCTCTCTCAACACCAGCCCCCAACCCTAGTCCCAAGCTTCCCAATCCCACTGTAGCTGACTATCAGCATGAGGTCATGCCCTCTCCTGACTCAACTAACACAATGtgctcatggaaaaaaaaaaaatccagtctacCTCATGATAGAAAGAACTAGGTGCATCAAGGTCAGGAAATCTGAACCAGGATCAGGGGAGTATGAGGGCACAAGGAAATCTGACTGACCTAAACAGGGGCAGCTTTTTGGGAGCCAGAGGGAGACTTCCTCCTTCCCCTAACTGCCAGAGCCCAGGATGAGGAGAGAGGGCAGAGTTTCCAGTTCAACATCAACCCGTCCCTGGCAAGCTGTCCCATTATGCAAATCGAAGCCTCCTTTTCATGTCCCCACCAGCTCTTCATAGTTTCTCAACCAGGGGGCATGTGTTCCCACCCGACCAGCTAGCTAAGACAGACTCAGTTTCCCACTGTAAgtcaaggagggaaggaaaagttcAACTTCACCTAGCGAACAGTACATGCAAATGACTGACGTTTAGCCAAGAGGAGCCTAGAAGTGAGAAGGCAAATTGGGAGTACCTGTCCTTAATCTGCACAAACTGGCAGGGCCTCGAGACTGTGGAGTTTAGCTTCTAAAAACCACAGTCTTCCATACCCACATCCCCTAAAAATGTAGCTGGCACAAATGTGGTGgcaggcctccctgcctcctcttatCCCTGTATGTCTAGAGCCACTCCTTTGGATCATTCCAGATCTTGGAGTCACCAAACGCATGTTTCTAGTAATGGCTACGAACGTGTGTTTTTGCATAGGGCTGGCCACGGGCCAGAAGATAACAAGATGCAGGAAGTAGGTCAGATAGATAGGCCAaatggtggggaagggcagaaagaCTTCGAAAGAGCCAGTGCCTGTGGCCAGGAAGCCCACCCAGGAGGGGTCAACGTGGTGGATCCGATCAGAGCCCCATAGGTAGCAGAGCCATGGAGCAGCAGGGACAGTGAAATGACCGGAGATTTTTAAGTTAAGGATTTAAGCGGAGGCCCACCTGGGGTGAAGTAGATCACTGACCCCTGAAGAGAGGtttagaaaggaacagaaggtGCTGTGTGCTTaccttctggaggctggaggagtTCAGTTGAGTCTTGTCAATGATCTTCACAGCTACCTGCACAGGAGACAAAAAGCCCCGGATTCCCTCTCTGAGCAGGCTGAACCCAGGACTcaactctccctcctcctctataTTTCCACCTCCTTTTGCCTCCTCCCTCTCAACACTTCCATTCGACTCGATGGCATTTCCACCTGACAACAAGAGGGTGGCTGCGGCAGTTGTCCCACCGCGCCCAGCCCCCGGAGCTCACCTCTTTCCCGGTCAGGATGTGCCGGGCCAGCTTCACCTTGGCGAAGTTACCCTTGCCGATGGTCTTAAGGAGTCGGTAGTTACCAATGTGGGGCTGCTCGTCAGCAGAGGCGGCTGAGTTGCGGCCCCGCAGCATGTTGGACTTACTGCTGGGCTTGGGGTCGAGGTGTCCCAGGGTGGGCTGCAGGGTGGAGACAGGCACACCTTTCCGGACGCCGCCCTCTCAGTTCCCCGTTCCCTTGCCCTTAGCTCTCCACAAGAAACCCAAGAGGCTGGGGGAGTAGGGGTGGACTGCAGGGggctggcaggcaggcagaggatcGGAAGgcgtgggggaggagaggagaaacgAGCCGGTCTTCACCCCAAGAGAGCAGAGCATACAATCCAGTCCAGCGTGCTGTTGGTGTGGGAGCTCGGGATCTGTGCTGTCCCACCCGCCGCTCGCGGCAATAACCCAGcagcccctctgcctcctgtGGGCGAGCGCCtcctgctggcctccctgccGCCTGTTCACGCCAGGACAAGGAGGCGCGGCAAAGTCCCAGGAGCCCAACAGTCAGGATTACTTTAAAGCACTCATCACCACCCAACACTTCACCTTTACTTTTATTATCTATTACTTTACATTCATTTGTCGTCGATCCCAATGAGAATGGAAGCTCATGAAGGCAGGCGTAAGTCATTTATTCACTGACACATCCCAGCACCTACACGATCGGAGTTAGGACAGATGCTCAATGAAACTTGTGCTGAGAACAAACTGAACGACAGGGTCCGAGCAAGGTGACCGTCTGCCCTCAGATATCCCGTCGCTTGAACAAGGGTGTGACAAAGCAGCAATCATGGCAATGGCACTGAACAGCTAcagaaacagaacacaaaaacCGTACGACCCAGACGAAAACACACGTTTACATGAAGACATGTGTGTTCCTCAGAGGACTACACAGAGTTGCTAGTGAGCCAGTGGTTCTGCTCCTCGGTGCACACCTAAGAGGAATGGAATGGACATCCCACCGATGTTCGTTCGTAACATCCACGCTCGCAAAAGCCCCAGAGTAGAAACC encodes the following:
- the MARK2 gene encoding serine/threonine-protein kinase MARK2 isoform X3, which produces MSFHSHWDRRQMNPTLGHLDPKPSSKSNMLRGRNSAASADEQPHIGNYRLLKTIGKGNFAKVKLARHILTGKEVAVKIIDKTQLNSSSLQKLFREVRIMKVLNHPNIVKLFEVIETEKTLYLVMEYASGGEVFDYLVAHGRMKEKEARAKFRQIVSAVQYCHQKFIVHRDLKAENLLLDADMNIKIADFGFSNEFTFGNKLDTFCGSPPYAAPELFQGKKYDGPEVDVWSLGVILYTLVSGSLPFDGQNLKELRERVLRGKYRIPFYMSTDCENLLKKFLILNPSKRGTLEQIMKDRWMNVGHEDDELKPYVEPLPDYKDPRRTELMVSMGYTREEIQDSLVGQRYNEVMATYLLLGYKSSELEGDTITLKPRPSADLTNSSAPSPSHKVQRSVSANPKQRRFSDQAAGPAIPTSNSYSKKTQSNNAENKRPEEDRESGRKASSTAKVPASPLPGLERKKTTPTPSTNSVLSTSTNRSRNSPLLERASLGQASIQNGKDSLTMPGSRASTASASAAVSAARPRQHQKSMSASVHPNKATGLPPTDSNCEVPRPSTAPQRVPVASPSAHNISSSGGAPDRTNFPRGVSSRSTFHAGQLRQVRDQQNLPYGVTPASPSGNSQGRRGASGSIFSKFTSKFVRRNLSFRFARRNLNEPESKDRVETLRPHVVGGGGNDKDKEEFREAKPRSLRFTWSMKTTSSMEPNEMMREIRKVLDANSCQSELHEKYMLLCMHGTPGHENFVQWEMEVCKLPRLSLNGVRFKRISGTSMAFKNIASKIANELKL
- the MARK2 gene encoding serine/threonine-protein kinase MARK2 isoform X5, with amino-acid sequence MSSARTPLPTLNERDTEQPTLGHLDPKPSSKSNMLRGRNSAASADEQPHIGNYRLLKTIGKGNFAKVKLARHILTGKEVAVKIIDKTQLNSSSLQKLFREVRIMKVLNHPNIVKLFEVIETEKTLYLVMEYASGGEVFDYLVAHGRMKEKEARAKFRQIVSAVQYCHQKFIVHRDLKAENLLLDADMNIKIADFGFSNEFTFGNKLDTFCGSPPYAAPELFQGKKYDGPEVDVWSLGVILYTLVSGSLPFDGQNLKELRERVLRGKYRIPFYMSTDCENLLKKFLILNPSKRGTLEQIMKDRWMNVGHEDDELKPYVEPLPDYKDPRRTELMVSMGYTREEIQDSLVGQRYNEVMATYLLLGYKSSELEGDTITLKPRPSADLTNSSAPSPSHKVQRSVSANPKQRRFSDQAGPAIPTSNSYSKKTQSNNAENKRPEEDRESGRKASSTAKVPASPLPGLERKKTTPTPSTNSVLSTSTNRSRNSPLLERASLGQASIQNGKDSLTMPGSRASTASASAAVSAARPRQHQKSMSASVHPNKATGLPPTDSNCEVPRPSTAPQRVPVASPSAHNISSSGGAPDRTNFPRGVSSRSTFHAGQLRQVRDQQNLPYGVTPASPSGNSQGRRGASGSIFSKFTSKFVRRNLNEPESKDRVETLRPHVVGGGGNDKDKEEFREAKPRSLRFTWSMKTTSSMEPNEMMREIRKVLDANSCQSELHEKYMLLCMHGTPGHENFVQWEMEVCKLPRLSLNGVRFKRISGTSMAFKNIASKIANELKL
- the MARK2 gene encoding serine/threonine-protein kinase MARK2 isoform X6 translates to MLRGRNSAASADEQPHIGNYRLLKTIGKGNFAKVKLARHILTGKEVAVKIIDKTQLNSSSLQKLFREVRIMKVLNHPNIVKLFEVIETEKTLYLVMEYASGGEVFDYLVAHGRMKEKEARAKFRQIVSAVQYCHQKFIVHRDLKAENLLLDADMNIKIADFGFSNEFTFGNKLDTFCGSPPYAAPELFQGKKYDGPEVDVWSLGVILYTLVSGSLPFDGQNLKELRERVLRGKYRIPFYMSTDCENLLKKFLILNPSKRGTLEQIMKDRWMNVGHEDDELKPYVEPLPDYKDPRRTELMVSMGYTREEIQDSLVGQRYNEVMATYLLLGYKSSELEGDTITLKPRPSADLTNSSAPSPSHKVQRSVSANPKQRRFSDQAAGPAIPTSNSYSKKTQSNNAENKRPEEDRESGRKASSTAKVPASPLPGLERKKTTPTPSTNSVLSTSTNRSRNSPLLERASLGQASIQNGKDSLTMPGSRASTASASAAVSAARPRQHQKSMSASVHPNKATGLPPTDSNCEVPRPSTAPQRVPVASPSAHNISSSGGAPDRTNFPRGVSSRSTFHAGQLRQVRDQQNLPYGVTPASPSGNSQGRRGASGSIFSKFTSKFVRRNLSFRFARRNLNEPESKDRVETLRPHVVGGGGNDKDKEEFREAKPRSLRFTWSMKTTSSMEPNEMMREIRKVLDANSCQSELHEKYMLLCMHGTPGHENFVQWEMEVCKLPRLSLNGVRFKRISGTSMAFKNIASKIANELKL
- the MARK2 gene encoding serine/threonine-protein kinase MARK2 isoform X7 produces the protein MSSARTPLPTLNERDTEQPTLGHLDPKPSSKSNMLRGRNSAASADEQPHIGNYRLLKTIGKGNFAKVKLARHILTGKEVAVKIIDKTQLNSSSLQKLFREVRIMKVLNHPNIVKLFEVIETEKTLYLVMEYASGGEVFDYLVAHGRMKEKEARAKFRQIVSAVQYCHQKFIVHRDLKAENLLLDADMNIKIADFGFSNEFTFGNKLDTFCGSPPYAAPELFQGKKYDGPEVDVWSLGVILYTLVSGSLPFDGQNLKELRERVLRGKYRIPFYMSTDCENLLKKFLILNPSKRGTLEQIMKDRWMNVGHEDDELKPYVEPLPDYKDPRRTELMVSMGYTREEIQDSLVGQRYNEVMATYLLLGYKSSELEGDTITLKPRPSADLTNSSAPSPSHKVQRSVSANPKQRRFSDQAAGPAIPTSNSYSKKTQSNNAENKRPEEDRESGRKASSTAKVPASPLPGLERKKTTPTPSTNSVLSTSTNRSRNSPLLERASLGQASIQNGKDSTAPQRVPVASPSAHNISSSGGAPDRTNFPRGVSSRSTFHAGQLRQVRDQQNLPYGVTPASPSGNSQGRRGASGSIFSKFTSKFVRRNLSFRFARRNLNEPESKDRVETLRPHVVGGGGNDKDKEEFREAKPRSLRFTWSMKTTSSMEPNEMMREIRKVLDANSCQSELHEKYMLLCMHGTPGHENFVQWEMEVCKLPRLSLNGVRFKRISGTSMAFKNIASKIANELKL
- the MARK2 gene encoding serine/threonine-protein kinase MARK2 isoform X9, producing the protein MSSARTPLPTLNERDTEQPTLGHLDPKPSSKSNMLRGRNSAASADEQPHIGNYRLLKTIGKGNFAKVKLARHILTGKEVAVKIIDKTQLNSSSLQKLFREVRIMKVLNHPNIVKLFEVIETEKTLYLVMEYASGGEVFDYLVAHGRMKEKEARAKFRQIVSAVQYCHQKFIVHRDLKAENLLLDADMNIKIADFGFSNEFTFGNKLDTFCGSPPYAAPELFQGKKYDGPEVDVWSLGVILYTLVSGSLPFDGQNLKELRERVLRGKYRIPFYMSTDCENLLKKFLILNPSKRGTLEQIMKDRWMNVGHEDDELKPYVEPLPDYKDPRRTELMVSMGYTREEIQDSLVGQRYNEVMATYLLLGYKSSELEGDTITLKPRPSADLTNSSAPSPSHKVQRSVSANPKQRRFSDQAGPAIPTSNSYSKKTQSNNAENKRPEEDRESGRKASSTAKVPASPLPGLERKKTTPTPSTNSVLSTSTNRSRNSPLLERASLGQASIQNGKDSTAPQRVPVASPSAHNISSSGGAPDRTNFPRGVSSRSTFHAGQLRQVRDQQNLPYGVTPASPSGNSQGRRGASGSIFSKFTSKFVRRNLNEPESKDRVETLRPHVVGGGGNDKDKEEFREAKPRSLRFTWSMKTTSSMEPNEMMREIRKVLDANSCQSELHEKYMLLCMHGTPGHENFVQWEMEVCKLPRLSLNGVRFKRISGTSMAFKNIASKIANELKL
- the MARK2 gene encoding serine/threonine-protein kinase MARK2 isoform X8, with translation MSSARTPLPTLNERDTEQPTLGHLDPKPSSKSNMLRGRNSAASADEQPHIGNYRLLKTIGKGNFAKVKLARHILTGKEVAVKIIDKTQLNSSSLQKLFREVRIMKVLNHPNIVKLFEVIETEKTLYLVMEYASGGEVFDYLVAHGRMKEKEARAKFRQIVSAVQYCHQKFIVHRDLKAENLLLDADMNIKIADFGFSNEFTFGNKLDTFCGSPPYAAPELFQGKKYDGPEVDVWSLGVILYTLVSGSLPFDGQNLKELRERVLRGKYRIPFYMSTDCENLLKKFLILNPSKRGTLEQIMKDRWMNVGHEDDELKPYVEPLPDYKDPRRTELMVSMGYTREEIQDSLVGQRYNEVMATYLLLGYKSSELEGDTITLKPRPSADLTNSSAPSPSHKVQRSVSANPKQRRFSDQAGPAIPTSNSYSKKTQSNNAENKRPEEDRESGRKASSTAKVPASPLPGLERKKTTPTPSTNSVLSTSTNRSRNSPLLERASLGQASIQNGKDSTAPQRVPVASPSAHNISSSGGAPDRTNFPRGVSSRSTFHAGQLRQVRDQQNLPYGVTPASPSGNSQGRRGASGSIFSKFTSKFVRRNLSFRFARRNLNEPESKDRVETLRPHVVGGGGNDKDKEEFREAKPRSLRFTWSMKTTSSMEPNEMMREIRKVLDANSCQSELHEKYMLLCMHGTPGHENFVQWEMEVCKLPRLSLNGVRFKRISGTSMAFKNIASKIANELKL
- the MARK2 gene encoding serine/threonine-protein kinase MARK2 isoform X4, whose translation is MSSARTPLPTLNERDTEQPTLGHLDPKPSSKSNMLRGRNSAASADEQPHIGNYRLLKTIGKGNFAKVKLARHILTGKEVAVKIIDKTQLNSSSLQKLFREVRIMKVLNHPNIVKLFEVIETEKTLYLVMEYASGGEVFDYLVAHGRMKEKEARAKFRQIVSAVQYCHQKFIVHRDLKAENLLLDADMNIKIADFGFSNEFTFGNKLDTFCGSPPYAAPELFQGKKYDGPEVDVWSLGVILYTLVSGSLPFDGQNLKELRERVLRGKYRIPFYMSTDCENLLKKFLILNPSKRGTLEQIMKDRWMNVGHEDDELKPYVEPLPDYKDPRRTELMVSMGYTREEIQDSLVGQRYNEVMATYLLLGYKSSELEGDTITLKPRPSADLTNSSAPSPSHKVQRSVSANPKQRRFSDQAAGPAIPTSNSYSKKTQSNNAENKRPEEDRESGRKASSTAKVPASPLPGLERKKTTPTPSTNSVLSTSTNRSRNSPLLERASLGQASIQNGKDSLTMPGSRASTASASAAVSAARPRQHQKSMSASVHPNKATGLPPTDSNCEVPRPSTAPQRVPVASPSAHNISSSGGAPDRTNFPRGVSSRSTFHAGQLRQVRDQQNLPYGVTPASPSGNSQGRRGASGSIFSKFTSKFVRRNLNEPESKDRVETLRPHVVGGGGNDKDKEEFREAKPRSLRFTWSMKTTSSMEPNEMMREIRKVLDANSCQSELHEKYMLLCMHGTPGHENFVQWEMEVCKLPRLSLNGVRFKRISGTSMAFKNIASKIANELKL